One part of the Malus sylvestris chromosome 2, drMalSylv7.2, whole genome shotgun sequence genome encodes these proteins:
- the LOC126606336 gene encoding formin-like protein 14, with product MPPRRSPSPLLSSPLLIILFPIITSIILFYAITQFLSLTSQLLRPTISVKKSWDSLNVFLVIFAILCGVFAKLNDGASSSEEDRIPDTNFPHPLDNIRTNRANISESESAASLLPQQWFGYSDSRTPESGGDRLRRSSSSYPDLRPLGQDSVWETREHNKSQFPFFDDFEIGDYHRVPPVSHQRRPKEYSDVIKEIPVDTFLLHSSPPLPSKPSTPPPPPRNQKPRRTYQTVGRRDQKTEKAVNKNVINEAEELEKVRTPPPTPPPPPPRPAAPPSPIRIRSDPKRRKSNVKKEIAMVWASVLSNQKKRKKQHKVTGTRNFYETAASPPEHEQEDREGEYFFTRQPPSPPPPPPPPPPPHSVFHNIFKKGMSKTKKVHSVLTPPTPPPPPPRPALIKHKSWNTSFPLAPPTPPKQPPPATSRPRHSASSGRPPLPTKANSYLHDGNVNSGCRSPLIPAAPPPPPPFKMPELKFFVRGDFVKIQSAQSSRCGSPELEDVDDVDASPRKEEDMKSKSEVQSKVNAMDGGGGSSVFCPSPDVNTKADNFIARLKDEWRLEKMNSMRQKKKMP from the coding sequence atgcCTCCCCGCCGCTCACCGTCGCCGCTTCTAAGTTCACCGTTGCTCATCATCCTGTTCCCCATTATCACCTCCATCATCCTCTTCTACGCCATCACTCAATtcctctccctcacctctcaacTCCTCCGCCCCACCATTTCCGTCAAGAAAAGTTGGGACTCCCTCAACGTGTTTCTCGTCATTTTCGCAATACTATGCGGCGTCTTCGCCAAGCTAAACGACGGCGCATCATCCTCTGAAGAAGATCGCATTCCCGACACTAATTTTCCGCACCCCTTGGACAACATTCGTACAAACAGAGCCAACATATCGGAATCGGAATCAGCTGCATCCCTGCTTCCGCAACAATGGTTTGGATATTCAGATAGCAGGACGCCTGAATCCGGCGGCGACCGGTTGAGGAGGAGCAGCAGCTCCTACCCGGATCTGAGGCCACTCGGGCAGGACTCGGTGTGGGAAACTCGGGAACACAACAAGTCGCAGTTTCCGTTTTTCGACGACTTCGAAATCGGCGATTACCATCGTGTCCCGCCAGTTTCACACCAACGGCGACCCAAGGAGTACTCTGATGTAATTAAGGAGATTCCGGTGGATACTTTTTTGCTTCACTCTTCTCCTCCGCTGCCATCCAAGCCTTCGACGCCACCACCTCCGCCTCGTAATCAGAAACCGAGAAGGACGTATCAGACTGTTGGACGGAGAGATCAAAAGACAGAGAAAGCAgttaataaaaatgttattaaTGAGGCTGAGGAGTTGGAGAAAGTTCGAACTCCGCCACCGACGCCGCCGCCTCCACCGCCACGTCCGGCCGCGCCGCCGTCACCAATTCGGATTAGATCAGACCCGAAGCGTAGAAAGAGCAATGTGAAGAAGGAGATAGCGATGGTTTGGGCTTCGGTTCTGTCTAAccagaaaaagaggaagaagcAGCACAAGGTCACGGGTACCAGAAACTTTTACGAAACCGCTGCTTCTCCGCCTGAACACGAACAAGAAGACCGAGAAGGGGAATATTTTTTCACAAGACAGCCACCATCCCCACCTCCTCCACCgccccctccgccgccgccacATTCTGTGTTTCACAATATATTCAAAAAGGGAATGAGCAAAACTAAGAAAGTTCACTCCGTCTTGACGCCTCCGACTCCGCCACCACCGCCACCGCGGCCGGCATTGATAAAACACAAGAGTTGGAATACTAGTTTCCCGCTGGCACCACCAACTCCGCCTAAACAACCGCCTCCGGCTACTTCCCGGCCGCGACACTCCGCCTCCAGTGGCCGGCCCCCGTTGCCAACAAAGGCGAACAGTTATTTACACGATGGGAATGTGAATAGCGGCTGCCGGAGTCCCTTAATTCCTGCGGCGCCTCCACCACCTCCACCGTTTAAAATGCCAGAGCTGAAGTTTTTTGTGCGCGGGGATTTTGTTAAGATACAGAGCGCGCAGAGCTCGCGCTGTGGATCTCCTGAACTGGAGGACGTTGACGACGTTGATGCATCTCCACGTAAGGAAGAAGACATGAAGTCAAAGTCAGAAGTACAGAGTAAAGTCAACGCGATGGACGGCGGCGGCGGATCCTCCGTGTTCTGCCCTAGCCCAGATGTTAATACGAAAGCTGATAACTTCATTGCTAGACTGAAAGATGAGTGGAGGCTTGAGAAGATGAACTCAATGAGGCAGAAAAAGAAGATGCCCTAA
- the LOC126606346 gene encoding threonine synthase, chloroplastic-like, with protein sequence MASSALFHSSLSSLSPDLPAFYQNPASKRPPTSSLSVSCTSSTFDPSTASNTSSPQPSSNKTRRAADENIRDEARRHRSPHNFSAKYIPFNSGFDSPESYSLDEIVYRSQSGGLLDVQHDMEALRKFDGAYWRRLFDSRVGKTTWPYGSGVWSKKEWVLPEIDDDDIVSAFEGNSNLFWAERFGKQFMGMNDLWVKHCGISHTGSFKDLGMTVLISQVNRLRKLKRPVIGVGCASTGDTSAALSAYCASAGIPSIVFLPANKISMAQLVQPIANGAFVLSIDTDFDGCMKLIREITAELPIYLANSLNSLRLEGQKTAAIEILQQFDWEVPDWVIVPGGNLGNIYAFYKGFKMCQELGLVDRIPRMVCAQAANANPLYLYYKSGWKDFKPVKANSTFASAIQIGDPVSIDRAVYALKNCDGIVEEASEEELMDAMAKADSTGMFICPHTGVALTALDKLRKSGVIGAGDRTVVVSTAHGLKFTQAKVDYHSKAIPDMACRFANPPTEVKAEFGAVMDVLKDYLLNKAPKE encoded by the coding sequence ATGGCTTCGTCCGCCTTGTTccactcctctctctcctccctctcccctGATCTCCCCGCGTTTTACCAAAACCCCGCATCCAAACGCCCCCCTACCTCCTCACTCTCCGTATCCTGCACATCCTCCACATTCGATCCCTCCACCGCATCAAACACCTCCTCGCCCCAGCCCTCTTCCAACAAGACCCGCCGCGCCGCCGACGAGAACATCCGCGACGAGGCACGCCGCCACCGCTCCCCCCATAACTTCTCGGCCAAGTACATCCCGTTCAACTCGGGCTTCGACTCCCCCGAGTCCTACTCGCTCGACGAAATCGTCTACCGCAGCCAATCCGGCGGCCTCCTGGACGTCCAGCACGACATGGAAGCGTTGCGGAAGTTTGATGGCGCGTACTGGCGGAGGCTCTTCGACTCGCGCGTTGGGAAGACCACGTGGCCGTACGGCTCCGGCGTCTGGTCCAAGAAGGAGTGGGTCCTCCCTGAGATCGACGACGACGACATCGTTTCGGCGTTCGAGGGGAACTCCAACCTCTTCTGGGCGGAGCGTTTCGGAAAACAGTTTATGGGCATGAACGATCTCTGGGTCAAGCACTGCGGGATCAGCCACACCGGCAGCTTCAAGGACCTCGGCATGACGGTACTAATCAGCCAGGTCAACCGGCTCAGGAAGCTCAAACGACCGGTCATCGGAGTCGGCTGCGCCTCCACCGGAGACACGTCGGCCGCTCTCTCCGCCTATTGCGCATCCGCAGGTATTCCCTCGATTGTTTTCTTACCGGCGAACAAAATTTCAATGGCGCAATTGGTCCAGCCGATCGCGAACGGCGCGTTTGTGCTGAGCATCGACACCGACTTCGACGGCTGCATGAAGCTAATCAGAGAAATCACGGCCGAATTGCCGATTTACTTGGCGAATTCGCTGAATAGTTTGAGGCTGGAGGGGCAGAAGACGGCGGCGATTGAGATTTTGCAGCAGTTCGATTGGGAAGTGCCCGATTGGGTCATTGTTCCGGGGGGCAATCTCGGCAACATATATGCATTTTACAAAGGGTTCAAAATGTGCCAGGAATTGGGGTTAGTGGATCGAATTCCGCGGATGGTTTGTGCTCAGGCCGCGAATGCAAACCCGCTTTACTTGTATTACAAGTCAGGGTGGAAGGATTTCAAGCCGGTGAAGGCGAATTCGACATTTGCCTCTGCAATACAGATTGGGGATCCCGTTTCCATCGACAGAGCTGTGTATGCTCTGAAGAATTGTGACGGGATTGTGGAGGAAGCCAGTGAGGAGGAGCTGATGGACGCAATGGCGAAAGCCGACTCCACGGGGATGTTTATCTGCCCTCACACCGGCGTTGCCCTAACAGCATTGGATAAGCTCAGGAAGAGTGGTGTCATTGGAGCCGGTGATCGAACTGTTGTGGTCAGTACTGCTCACGGTCTGAAGTTTACGCAGGCGAAAGTTGACTATCACTCGAAGGCCATCCCGGACATGGCTTGCCGGTTCGCTAACCCGCCCACGGAGGTGAAGGCGGAATTCGGGGCGGTGATGGATGTGCTCAAGGATTATTTGTTGAACAAGGCTCCAAAGGAATAA
- the LOC126606356 gene encoding WD repeat-containing protein VIP3-like — MKLAGLKSIDDAHDESVWAVTWVPATDSRPALLLTGSLDETVRLWQPDELVNRGKMTGHCLGVASVAAHPSGRIAASASLDSFVRIFDVDTNNTVASLEAPPSEVWQLRFNPQGTMLAVAGGGSASVKVWDTATWDIVATLSIPRPEGTKPTDKSSSKKFVLSVAWSPDGRRIACGSMDGTVSVFDTDRAKFLHHLEGHFMPVRSLVFSPVEPRLLFTGSDDAHVHMYDAEGKTLVGAMSGHAGWVLSVDVSSDGAAVATGSSDRTVRLWDISMRGAVQTMSNHTDQVWGVAFRPGGMPGRLASVSDDKSISLYDYS, encoded by the exons ATGAAGCTCGCCGGACTGAAATCAATCGACGACGCGCACGACGAGTCGGTATGGGCGGTGACGTGGGTCCCGGCCACCGATTCCCGACCTGCTTTGCTGCTAACCGGGTCGCTGGACGAGACCGTGAGGCTGTGGCAACCGGATGAGCTGGTTAACCGGGGTAAAATGACCGGCCACTGTCTCGGCGTGGCCTCGGTGGCGGCTCACCCCTCCGGCCGCATCGCCGCCTCGGCCTCGCTCGATAGCTTCGTGAGGATCTTTGATGTTGACACCAACAACACCGTGGCCAGTCTCGAAGCCCCGCCGTCTGAAGTGTGGCAATTACGATTCAATCCCCAG GGTACCATGCTAGCTGTGGCAGGTGGGGGAAGTGCATCCGTCAAAGTTTGGGACACTGCCACATGGGATATAGTAGCCACATTGTCGATTCCTCGCCCCGAAGGAACCAAGCCAACTGACAAAAGCAGCAGCAAGAAGTTTGTGCTATCGGTTGCCTGGAGTCCTGATGGGAGACGCATTGCTTGTGGGTCGATGGATGGAACTGTTTCTGTTTTTGATACAGATCGCGCCAAGTTCCTGCACCACCTGGAAGGCCACTTCATGCCAGTGAGGTCTCTCGTGTTTTCTCCCGTTGAGCCCCGGTTGCTCTTCACAGGCTCGGATGATGCCCATGTGCACATGTATGATGCTGAGGGTAAAACCTTGGTCGGGGCTATGTCAGGTCACGCAGGCTGGGTCCTGAGTGTGGATGTGAGTAGTGATGGGGCGGCTGTTGCAACGGGCTCGAGTGATAGAACTGTGAGGCTGTGGGATATCAGCATGAGGGGAGCTGTGCAGACAATGAGCAACCACACTGACCAAGTCTGGGGAGTGGCGTTTCGACCAGGAGGAATGCCCGGTAGACTTGCTAGCGTGTCCGATGACAAGAGTATATCGCTGTACGACTACTCGTGA